TTAATTTATGGTTTTTGTTATTACCGTCAAAATCTACCGTATATAACTGGTTAATATCATCTTTTTTGAAACCAGAAATAATACTAGAAATACCCAAGTAAATTAAATAAATAATACCTAAAATTTTAATTGTTTGGAAAATAAAGTAAAAATTAGTGAGTAAAATAATAAGGCCAGCAACTGATAAAGATATGTAAATGATATGCGCAGTGGCACTACCTAATACAGCAATACCGCCGCCCTTTTCCCATAAGCAATGGTATTTTTCATAACAACAAAAAAATCAGGGCCAGGGACAATCGTTATAACAATTACTATTGCTAAAAATGATAGAAGGTTACTCATGGTTGTCGCTCCTTTTTATAGATAATATAATCTATTATAATATAAACAAAGAAGCAAAGAAATTAATTTTCAGAAATTTTCATTAACGCTTAAAATACAAAGGACCCTATATAGAATTAACATAACAGATGATTATCAGAAGTTCGATTCACATAAAAAGGCACGACAAGTTTATGAACTTGTCGTGCCTTTTTTATTACAATTAATTAC
This is a stretch of genomic DNA from Staphylococcus saprophyticus subsp. saprophyticus ATCC 15305 = NCTC 7292. It encodes these proteins:
- a CDS encoding LysE family translocator, with amino-acid sequence MAVLGSATAHIIYISLSVAGLIILLTNFYFIFQTIKILGIIYLIYLGISSIISGFKKDDINQLYTVDFDGNNKNHKLISYRQGFLSTLLNPKAILFLLHTRETFI